One Watersipora subatra chromosome 4, tzWatSuba1.1, whole genome shotgun sequence genomic window carries:
- the LOC137393049 gene encoding cilia- and flagella-associated protein 299-like, with protein MDDDAPTGTDNVITEFENYEQFLDSQITALDLFYLEDEELARQLVELGYRGSGEVLKREEFEARKQQAEASRLAQRNKTKQLAHQGKDIKDPFLKALANREESNRSGKMTTIVFIRDKNSRGQEISGYIDYAHRLKTEDFEQYFNGKKRLLPKPSDLSFYNWETQTSTSNPTPNYQVIAENASGLLFKNKRDRKILNVDPKSSPGDNSTRVVLDSPKYIQIVIYDHITRRKT; from the exons ATGGACGACGACGCCCCTACTGGTACTGACAACGTGATCACGGAGTTTGAAAACTATGAACAATTTTTAGACTCTCAAATTACTGCTTTGGACCTATTTTACTTAGAG GATGAAGAATTGGCAAGACAATTGGTCGAGTTGGGTTACAGAGGAAGTGGTGAGGTGCTAAAACGTGAAGAGTTTGAAGCAAGAAAACAGCAAGCTGAAGCTTCTCGTCTCGCTCAACGTAACAAAACCAA ACAGCTAGCTCACCAAGGCAAAGATATCAAAGATccatttttaaaagcattggCAAACCGGGAGGAGTCTAACAGAAGTGGTAAAATGACT ACAATAGTATTTATACGTGACAAGAATTCACGAGGACAGGAAATATCGGGCTATATTGACTATGCTCATAGATTAAAAACTGAAGACTTCGAACAATATTTTAATGGAAAGAAAAGACTCCTTCCCAAACCTTCAGATCTGAG CTTTTACAACTGGGAGACACAGACATCCACATCCAACCCGACTCCTAACTACCAAGTCATCGCTGAAAATGCCTCTGGACTGCTTTTCAAAAATAAACGAGATCGAAAGATACTTAATGTTGATCCAAAGTCATCTCCAGGAGACAACTCCACAAGAGTTGTTCTTGACTCACCAAAGTACATTCAGATAGTTATTTATGACCACATCACAAGAAGGAAGACTTAA